Proteins from a single region of Thermotoga maritima MSB8:
- a CDS encoding DUF190 domain-containing protein: MKLLKIYLGEKDKHSGKPLFEYLVKRAYELGMKGVTVYRGIMGFGHKRHMHRSDFFSLSPDLPIVLEIVDEEERINLFLKEIDNIDFDGLVFTADVNVVKMG, from the coding sequence ATGAAGCTTCTCAAGATCTACCTCGGAGAAAAAGACAAGCACAGCGGAAAGCCTCTTTTCGAGTATCTTGTGAAGCGCGCTTACGAACTCGGTATGAAAGGAGTCACCGTCTACAGAGGTATCATGGGTTTCGGTCACAAGAGACACATGCACAGAAGTGATTTTTTCAGTCTTTCACCGGATCTTCCTATCGTTCTTGAGATCGTCGATGAAGAAGAGAGAATAAACCTTTTTTTGAAGGAAATCGACAACATAGACTTCGATGGCCTGGTTTTCACCGCTGACGTCAACGTGGTGAAAATGGGTTAA
- a CDS encoding thiamine pyrophosphate-dependent enzyme, whose amino-acid sequence MPVNIKQLAQEFDKKEIGITQGHRLCPGCGAPITVKFVMMIARHLGYEPVVGLATGCLEVSTSIYPYTAWSVPYIHNAFENVAATMSGVETAYKALKNKGKIPEDKKYAFIAFGGDGGTYDIGLQSLSGMLERGHKVLYVLYDNEGYMNTGNQRSGSTPPGSDTTTAPVGKKLPGKVQLKKNIVEIVAAHENVYAATASLSEPMDFFAKVEKALNFDGPSFLAVFSPCVRFWRVNDDKTVEISKLAVETKYWPLYEVERGVYRVTRKPRQFKPVEEFLKAQGRFRKLLSRPDAKEIVDELQEYVDRRWERLLTLEEVTKDKPIR is encoded by the coding sequence ATGCCCGTTAACATAAAACAGCTGGCACAGGAGTTCGATAAGAAAGAAATCGGTATCACACAGGGTCACAGGCTCTGTCCAGGTTGTGGAGCACCCATCACAGTGAAGTTCGTGATGATGATCGCAAGACACCTCGGATACGAACCCGTTGTTGGACTCGCAACAGGTTGTCTGGAGGTTTCTACCTCCATCTATCCGTACACCGCTTGGAGCGTACCTTACATTCACAACGCCTTTGAAAACGTGGCAGCAACGATGAGCGGTGTGGAAACGGCTTACAAAGCACTGAAAAACAAAGGAAAGATCCCAGAAGACAAAAAATACGCCTTCATTGCTTTTGGTGGAGACGGTGGAACGTACGATATCGGTCTTCAGTCACTGTCCGGGATGCTCGAAAGAGGTCACAAGGTGCTCTACGTCCTCTACGACAACGAGGGATACATGAACACAGGAAACCAGAGATCCGGATCCACACCCCCGGGTTCGGATACCACGACAGCTCCAGTTGGAAAGAAGCTCCCTGGAAAGGTCCAGCTGAAAAAGAACATCGTCGAGATCGTAGCGGCTCACGAGAACGTCTACGCAGCTACCGCATCGCTCTCTGAACCCATGGACTTCTTTGCCAAGGTGGAAAAGGCGCTGAACTTCGATGGACCTTCTTTCCTTGCGGTCTTCTCTCCTTGCGTCAGGTTCTGGAGAGTGAACGACGATAAAACAGTAGAAATATCAAAACTCGCCGTAGAAACGAAGTACTGGCCTTTGTACGAAGTGGAAAGAGGAGTTTACAGAGTCACCAGAAAACCGAGACAGTTCAAACCTGTGGAGGAATTCCTGAAGGCTCAGGGAAGGTTCAGAAAACTTCTTTCAAGACCGGATGCAAAAGAAATCGTAGACGAACTCCAGGAATACGTCGACAGAAGATGGGAAAGACTACTCACACTGGAAGAGGTTACAAAGGACAAACCGATTAGATAA
- the porA gene encoding pyruvate synthase subunit PorA, with translation MERVVERVAVTGAEAVANAMRQIEPDVVAAYPITPQTPIVEYFARFVADGVVRTEMIPVESEHSAMSAVVGAAAAGARAMTATSANGLALMHEIVYIAASYRLPIVMPVVNRALSGPINIHCDHSDAMAERDSGWIQLFAETNQEAYDFTILAVRLAEHEDVRLPVMVNLDGFILSHGVEPVEFYPDELVKKFVGELKPMYPLLDTEHPVTWGPLDLYDYYFEHKRQQIEAMENVKKVFPEIAKEFEETFGRKYWFVEPYRMEDAEHVMVALGSTNSTIKYVVDELREEGYKVGSLKIWMFRPFPKEQLQELLNGRKSVVVLDRAVSFGAEAPLYEAVKSALYEVAARPMLGSYVYGLGGRDIKPEHIRKAFEDAINGNLIADEQRYLGLRE, from the coding sequence ATGGAAAGGGTCGTCGAGAGAGTGGCCGTCACCGGCGCTGAGGCCGTTGCCAATGCGATGAGACAGATAGAGCCCGATGTCGTTGCGGCGTACCCGATCACTCCACAGACACCTATTGTGGAGTACTTCGCCAGGTTCGTCGCGGACGGCGTTGTCAGGACAGAAATGATTCCCGTCGAAAGTGAACACAGTGCGATGAGCGCTGTCGTTGGAGCCGCTGCCGCGGGAGCAAGAGCGATGACAGCAACCAGTGCAAATGGACTCGCACTGATGCACGAAATAGTTTACATCGCTGCCTCCTACAGACTTCCCATTGTGATGCCCGTTGTGAACAGAGCGCTCAGTGGTCCTATAAACATTCACTGTGACCACAGCGACGCGATGGCAGAAAGGGATTCTGGATGGATTCAGCTCTTTGCGGAAACTAATCAGGAGGCTTACGATTTCACCATTCTCGCTGTGAGACTGGCAGAACACGAAGATGTGAGACTTCCCGTCATGGTGAACCTCGATGGGTTCATCCTTTCTCACGGAGTGGAACCCGTTGAGTTCTATCCCGATGAACTCGTGAAGAAGTTCGTTGGAGAGCTCAAACCCATGTATCCTCTTCTGGATACTGAACACCCTGTAACCTGGGGTCCTCTCGATCTTTACGATTACTACTTCGAACACAAAAGACAGCAGATTGAAGCCATGGAAAACGTAAAGAAGGTGTTCCCGGAAATCGCAAAAGAATTCGAAGAAACGTTTGGAAGGAAATACTGGTTTGTCGAACCGTACAGAATGGAAGATGCAGAGCACGTGATGGTAGCACTGGGCTCCACAAACAGCACGATAAAGTACGTGGTTGATGAACTGAGAGAAGAAGGCTACAAAGTTGGATCTTTGAAAATCTGGATGTTCAGACCGTTCCCGAAGGAGCAGCTTCAGGAACTCCTCAACGGAAGAAAGAGTGTAGTTGTGCTCGACAGAGCTGTTTCCTTCGGAGCGGAAGCACCTCTCTACGAAGCAGTGAAATCTGCGCTCTACGAAGTAGCAGCGAGGCCGATGCTTGGATCCTATGTCTACGGTCTCGGTGGAAGGGACATCAAACCAGAGCACATCAGAAAAGCGTTCGAAGATGCCATAAACGGAAACCTCATAGCAGATGAACAGAGATATCTTGGTCTCAGAGAGTGA
- a CDS encoding glucose 1-dehydrogenase, whose translation MLEGKVAVVTGGGQGIGAAIAQLFAENGMKVVIAEIDEEAGVEREEMLRERGLDVTFVKTDVADENSVKNMVRKTVEIYGGVDVLVNNAAVMSVKSIFERPLEEWERVIRVNLTGPYICSRYCAEEMIKRGGGVIINIASTRAFQSEPDTEPYSASKGGLVALTHSLAVSLSRYHIRVVSISPGWIETSEWKKKSLRKKPDLRPIDHEQHPAGRVGNPLDIAHLCVFLADDEKAGFITGTNFIVDGGMTVKMIYEE comes from the coding sequence ATGCTCGAAGGCAAGGTGGCAGTCGTTACAGGTGGAGGTCAGGGAATCGGAGCCGCGATCGCTCAGCTTTTTGCGGAAAACGGCATGAAGGTAGTCATAGCAGAGATAGACGAAGAAGCGGGCGTTGAAAGAGAAGAGATGTTGAGAGAAAGAGGGCTGGATGTCACATTCGTAAAAACGGACGTTGCAGATGAAAACTCCGTGAAGAACATGGTGAGAAAAACCGTCGAAATATACGGCGGGGTAGACGTTCTGGTGAACAACGCAGCCGTCATGTCCGTGAAGAGCATCTTCGAAAGACCTCTCGAAGAATGGGAGAGAGTGATCAGGGTGAACCTCACGGGGCCTTACATCTGTTCTCGATACTGCGCGGAAGAAATGATAAAACGCGGTGGCGGAGTGATCATAAACATAGCAAGCACAAGGGCATTTCAGTCAGAACCAGACACGGAACCCTACTCAGCTTCAAAAGGAGGCCTTGTGGCACTCACGCACTCCTTGGCCGTGAGTCTTTCCAGATATCACATAAGAGTGGTGAGCATAAGCCCCGGCTGGATAGAAACATCGGAATGGAAGAAGAAGTCCCTGAGAAAAAAACCCGATCTGAGACCCATCGATCACGAACAGCACCCGGCTGGAAGAGTTGGAAATCCCTTAGATATTGCCCATCTCTGCGTCTTTCTCGCGGACGACGAAAAAGCAGGTTTCATAACAGGCACGAACTTCATCGTCGATGGTGGTATGACGGTGAAGATGATATACGAGGAGTGA
- the mutL gene encoding DNA mismatch repair endonuclease MutL: MRIKRLPESLVRKIAAGEVIHNPSFVLKELVENSLDAQADRIVVEIENGGKNMVRVSDNGIGMTREEALLAIEPYTTSKIESEEDLHRIRTYGFRGEALASIVQVSRAKIVTKTEKDALATQLMIAGGKVEEISETHRDTGTTVEVRDLFFNLPVRRKSLKSSAIELRMCREMFERFVLVRNDVDFVFTSDGKIVHSFPRTQNIFERALLILEDLRKGYITFEEELSGLRIKGIVSSREVTRSSRTGEYFYVNGRFVVSEELHEVLMKVYDLPKRSYPVAVLFIEVNPEELDVNIHPSKIVVKFLNEEKVKKSLEETLKRNLARKWYRSVAYEEISSRALSVAEAPSHRWFLVKGKYAVVEVEDGLLFVDLHALHERTIYEEILSKKSWGKRRVKRNITVVLSREEKQKLEEYGFSFQGEEGALKVIEIPEFLTEDVVEEFFRDFPVDEKLKERIALAACKLATKSGEFDEEIASKLLDVFFKKRFERCPHGRPISFKISYEDMDRFFER, encoded by the coding sequence TTGAGAATAAAAAGACTTCCCGAGAGCCTCGTCAGAAAAATCGCCGCGGGTGAGGTGATTCACAATCCATCTTTCGTTCTGAAAGAGCTTGTAGAAAACAGTCTGGACGCGCAGGCCGACAGGATAGTTGTTGAGATAGAAAACGGTGGAAAGAACATGGTAAGAGTATCCGACAATGGAATCGGGATGACCAGAGAAGAGGCACTTCTGGCAATAGAACCTTACACGACGAGCAAGATAGAGAGCGAGGAAGATCTGCACAGGATCAGAACTTACGGTTTCAGAGGTGAAGCGCTTGCTTCGATTGTGCAGGTCAGCAGAGCCAAGATCGTGACAAAAACGGAAAAAGACGCACTCGCAACACAGTTGATGATTGCTGGGGGGAAAGTGGAAGAAATCTCGGAAACCCACAGGGATACCGGCACCACCGTTGAGGTGAGAGATCTCTTCTTCAACCTACCCGTCCGGAGAAAATCTCTGAAGTCCTCTGCCATCGAGTTGAGAATGTGTCGTGAGATGTTTGAAAGATTCGTCCTTGTACGAAACGACGTTGATTTTGTATTCACCTCAGATGGAAAGATAGTCCATTCCTTTCCAAGAACACAGAACATCTTTGAAAGAGCTCTCCTGATCCTTGAAGATCTGAGAAAAGGTTACATCACGTTCGAAGAGGAATTATCCGGCCTGAGGATAAAGGGAATAGTTTCATCCCGCGAGGTGACAAGATCCAGCAGAACGGGAGAGTATTTCTACGTGAACGGTCGTTTTGTGGTTTCCGAAGAACTCCACGAAGTACTCATGAAAGTTTACGATCTTCCAAAGAGAAGCTATCCCGTCGCGGTTCTTTTCATAGAGGTAAATCCGGAAGAACTCGACGTGAACATACACCCTTCGAAAATCGTGGTGAAATTTCTCAACGAAGAAAAGGTGAAAAAGAGTTTGGAAGAAACCCTCAAAAGAAATCTGGCACGGAAATGGTACAGGTCGGTTGCGTACGAAGAAATATCCTCCCGTGCGCTGAGCGTGGCAGAAGCACCATCCCACAGATGGTTTTTGGTCAAGGGTAAGTACGCTGTCGTTGAAGTGGAAGATGGTTTGCTCTTTGTGGATCTTCATGCTCTCCACGAACGAACGATTTACGAAGAAATCCTTTCGAAAAAAAGCTGGGGGAAAAGACGGGTGAAAAGGAACATAACAGTTGTGCTATCAAGGGAAGAAAAACAAAAACTGGAAGAATACGGATTCTCCTTTCAAGGAGAAGAAGGAGCTTTGAAAGTCATTGAAATCCCTGAGTTCCTCACCGAAGACGTTGTGGAGGAATTTTTCAGGGACTTCCCAGTTGATGAAAAACTGAAGGAAAGAATAGCCCTTGCCGCTTGTAAACTTGCCACTAAATCCGGAGAATTCGACGAAGAGATCGCATCGAAACTGCTGGATGTCTTTTTCAAGAAGCGGTTTGAAAGATGTCCTCACGGAAGGCCGATTTCTTTCAAGATCAGCTATGAGGACATGGACCGATTTTTCGAGCGTTAA
- the crcB gene encoding fluoride efflux transporter CrcB: protein MIELDYLTIAFGGAIGAVLRYLVSRTINSLLPFSYIPLGTIIVNSVGSFFLSFLMFAAIEKVPLSKEAILFFGTGLLGAFTTFSTFTYETLSLIEESPARGVAYALANLLFAFTCAYFGMILGRGKV, encoded by the coding sequence GTGATCGAGCTGGATTACCTGACAATTGCATTCGGAGGAGCGATTGGAGCCGTTCTCAGATACCTTGTTTCCCGTACGATCAATTCACTCCTGCCGTTCTCTTACATACCACTTGGCACGATCATCGTGAACTCTGTGGGTTCTTTTTTTCTTTCGTTTTTGATGTTCGCCGCTATCGAGAAAGTTCCTCTCTCTAAGGAAGCCATCCTTTTCTTCGGAACGGGGCTTCTGGGAGCCTTCACCACTTTTTCCACATTTACTTACGAAACGCTCTCGCTCATCGAAGAGAGTCCCGCAAGGGGAGTCGCTTATGCTCTTGCCAATCTTCTCTTTGCTTTTACATGCGCCTACTTTGGAATGATTCTGGGGAGGGGGAAGGTATGA